A window of the Deltaproteobacteria bacterium genome harbors these coding sequences:
- a CDS encoding BMP family ABC transporter substrate-binding protein, protein MSLKKNRRRASILIGLLVLFVIGLGQGLVFEAQAEKAITKIAVVAPEEGNDYGWNQEGVESAKDVAKWLGAEIEVADGAGYGDIGPILRDLAEGGAQWIIAWASGYNTVAPQIAQQTGVPVLVIGAFEQGLIPGLSTDIETRAEQGSFLAGVLAAKMTHSGTLGICISADDENWVKMAGGFAAGAKRADPGIKILMAQIGQAGYADAAGGSRVTKNLISGGADIIFGMGDGSTFGMIQAVETATPPKGAEKVWFIDVIGDKTSLDKKGIYLTSVVWDYLPMFKKAAQNLKNGTYGRKILWIDVRNGCIKLLKTKHIPDEVWSEVQAMRADIVAGKIEVPVLRRKKEVQSLIK, encoded by the coding sequence ATGAGTTTGAAGAAAAATCGAAGACGGGCGAGCATTCTGATAGGTTTGTTGGTTCTGTTTGTCATAGGGCTCGGTCAGGGACTGGTTTTTGAAGCTCAAGCGGAAAAGGCCATCACCAAGATAGCCGTCGTCGCCCCTGAAGAGGGTAACGACTACGGCTGGAACCAGGAAGGTGTCGAGTCTGCCAAGGACGTTGCCAAGTGGCTGGGTGCGGAGATCGAAGTGGCGGACGGAGCCGGTTACGGCGACATAGGCCCGATCCTCCGCGACCTCGCAGAGGGTGGAGCTCAGTGGATCATAGCATGGGCGAGCGGGTACAACACGGTTGCCCCTCAAATCGCCCAGCAGACGGGTGTTCCGGTCCTGGTAATAGGTGCCTTTGAGCAGGGCTTGATCCCCGGCCTCAGTACGGACATCGAGACCAGGGCCGAGCAGGGCTCGTTTCTGGCAGGCGTCCTGGCAGCCAAGATGACGCATTCGGGTACCCTCGGTATCTGCATTTCTGCTGACGACGAGAACTGGGTCAAGATGGCCGGGGGCTTTGCCGCCGGTGCCAAACGTGCCGATCCGGGAATCAAGATTCTGATGGCGCAGATAGGACAGGCGGGCTACGCGGACGCGGCAGGCGGCAGCCGGGTCACGAAGAACCTCATCTCCGGAGGAGCGGACATCATCTTCGGTATGGGGGATGGTTCCACCTTCGGTATGATCCAGGCCGTTGAGACGGCCACGCCTCCCAAAGGAGCGGAAAAGGTCTGGTTCATCGATGTCATCGGCGACAAGACGTCACTGGACAAGAAGGGCATCTACCTGACATCCGTGGTATGGGACTATCTGCCCATGTTCAAGAAGGCAGCCCAGAATCTGAAGAACGGTACCTACGGCCGGAAGATCCTCTGGATCGACGTGCGCAACGGCTGCATCAAGCTGCTCAAGACCAAGCATATTCCAGACGAGGTTTGGTCGGAGGTGCAGGCCATGAGGGCCGACATCGTCGCCGGGAAGATCGAGGTGCCGGTGTTGCGGAGGAAGAAGGAAGTCCAGAGTCTGATCAAGTAG
- a CDS encoding ABC transporter ATP-binding protein produces MQDASACGSGSAAEGPAAELIGITKAFPGVIANNNISLTIWPGEVHCLLGENGAGKSTLMQILSGMYEPDSGTIRVFGREVRIDSPRKALELGVGMVYQHPTLIPVFTVLENLLLGGRGRLTLDRSGALKRFREYADLLGIDIDPGSLVGSLALGQQQQVEIIRALWKGSSVLILDEPTSMLTPKGIEELKEVVAQLKQSGLAVIFITHKLHEALDTGDRISVLRGGRLVGSLEPSLLHSTERSEIRSMVIEMMFGKETSGVTDVAEVKARATGRSLTRHLSGRAVLELVDVSVEAEHGEVEVEGISFSLRAGEILGVAGVDGNGQRELAEAIAGQRRITAGDILLNGISLSGCSVAERQRMGLRYVTDDRMGEGICAPLSVGRNLFLKRIGQKPFWNCGRADEGAIRETAERLIKEYDIHTPGVESRCGALSGGNIQKVLLARELLFDPKVVVFSKPTHGLDLKTTGMVRERIRRLADEEGVAALLISTDLDEVLDLADRIAVMYRGRISGIVENREGIEKVVGELMVGGSL; encoded by the coding sequence ATGCAGGATGCTTCGGCCTGTGGTTCGGGTTCGGCGGCGGAAGGGCCCGCTGCCGAACTCATCGGCATCACCAAGGCCTTCCCCGGTGTGATAGCCAACAACAACATATCTCTAACCATATGGCCCGGAGAGGTGCACTGCCTGCTTGGAGAGAACGGTGCAGGGAAATCGACGCTCATGCAGATCCTCTCCGGCATGTACGAGCCCGACTCGGGAACGATTCGGGTGTTCGGCCGAGAGGTCCGCATCGATTCTCCCCGCAAGGCCCTTGAGCTCGGGGTGGGAATGGTGTACCAGCACCCGACCCTTATTCCGGTGTTCACGGTTCTTGAGAATCTTCTTCTCGGCGGCCGGGGACGTCTCACCCTGGACCGTAGTGGTGCGTTGAAGCGGTTCAGGGAATACGCGGACCTGCTTGGAATCGACATCGATCCCGGGTCCCTGGTGGGCAGCCTTGCCCTCGGCCAGCAACAGCAGGTGGAGATCATAAGAGCCCTCTGGAAGGGATCCTCTGTGCTGATCCTTGACGAGCCCACCTCCATGCTCACGCCCAAGGGCATCGAAGAATTGAAGGAAGTCGTAGCCCAACTCAAACAGTCCGGGCTTGCCGTGATATTCATCACCCACAAGCTCCATGAGGCCCTGGATACGGGCGACAGGATATCGGTTCTCAGGGGAGGCAGGTTAGTCGGGTCGCTGGAGCCCTCTCTCCTGCATAGCACGGAAAGGTCAGAGATCCGGTCCATGGTGATCGAGATGATGTTCGGCAAGGAGACGAGCGGTGTCACGGATGTGGCCGAGGTCAAGGCCCGGGCAACCGGCAGGTCATTGACCAGGCATCTGTCCGGGAGAGCGGTTCTTGAACTCGTGGACGTCTCTGTAGAGGCTGAACACGGTGAGGTCGAGGTGGAGGGGATCTCTTTCTCCCTGCGTGCCGGTGAGATTCTGGGGGTCGCCGGTGTCGACGGGAACGGACAGCGGGAACTGGCCGAGGCGATAGCCGGGCAGCGGAGAATAACCGCCGGAGATATTCTGTTGAATGGAATCTCCCTTTCAGGGTGTAGTGTGGCGGAGCGGCAGAGGATGGGACTGCGCTATGTGACCGACGACCGGATGGGGGAAGGGATATGTGCCCCCCTCAGCGTGGGCAGGAACCTGTTTCTCAAGAGGATAGGTCAAAAGCCGTTCTGGAATTGCGGAAGGGCCGACGAAGGGGCGATCAGGGAGACTGCGGAGAGGCTGATCAAGGAATACGACATTCACACCCCGGGTGTGGAAAGCAGGTGCGGTGCGCTGTCCGGCGGGAATATTCAGAAGGTTTTGCTGGCCAGAGAACTGCTGTTCGACCCCAAGGTGGTCGTATTCAGCAAACCCACCCACGGGTTGGATCTCAAGACAACCGGTATGGTACGGGAAAGGATCAGGAGGCTGGCCGACGAGGAGGGCGTTGCCGCGCTTCTCATCTCCACGGACCTGGACGAGGTTCTCGATCTGGCGGACCGGATCGCTGTCATGTATCGGGGCCGCATATCCGGGATCGTGGAGAATCGGGAAGGAATCGAGAAGGTCGTGGGTGAACTCATGGTGGGCGGGAGTCTGTAG